atatatatatatatatatatatatatatatatatatatatatatatatatatatatatatatatatatatatatatatgatttgattGGAAAACAAACTAAACAATGGTAAAATATTTTACCTAAACAATGGTTCATCAAATTTCTTCCGGCACCCCATCAAATTTCTTTCCTCCACCCATCATTGCTGTGAAACTCCAATAGTAACCTTATGGGTTATTTAATTTACCCTAACTTTTTTACCCACCTTCTTCTTCACCCTGCGGCTACTCTGATTATTCCTTGGTGCTGTGCGTTCTGGCTGTGACTTCAACCCAGGGTGGTGTGCTGGTTAGACAAATAATTCACATAgtattaataacattaaaaataatatatttgcatATAATGTTCATccatgattttatatataaaaaggtcTTAATTGATTTAGTGGTAGCAGTTCAtttcaataataacaataatagttaaaaagaaaaaaaaagaagcagaGATGATGCCGCGTGGCAAGTGGAGAACCACGAAAATGATGAGACAGAAACTAAAAATATCAGAGGATAGTGAGTTTGGTTAGCGATAAAAAAGGTTGGTCGGAGCAGAACACGAAAACAGAAGAATATCGACATAAGAACATTGACGTACATAAATCTTGGGTGATTCCAGAAATGTTGACCACCATACCCTCCTCACACCACACCTTCCTCACTCCATTAACCCACAACAACCAAAACTTCAGGGCAAGGGCACTCAAAACCACTGTCCGCTGCACTTCCTCAGAACATCACCAACCTCCAAGGTAATCATCCCTATTTCATCTTCCAATTTCACTCCATTGCTCATAACTTTTAATGTCTGTGTTGCATTAACAGGAACAAGCATGAAAACGAGTTAGCAAAGTTAGCACTGGTTGCACTCGCCGCTGGGGTGTTAACACTTGGGTCCGTTCAGGATGCATCTGCTGCCAAGACTGGTGGTAGAATCGGTGGCCAGGCCTTCAAATCACCAGCTCCTCGCTCCTCACCAAGGATCAACAATTCCAGGTTTCCACTAAAATCATCACTGCTGTCAGATAAATCCACTTTATTTGATTGTGCTAGCTccattttttcacttttttttagcTAATCATATTCATATTACAGTAACCAAGGCTGAAATCGTTAATTCAAACTCACATggttaataaacatttttagtGAACTACAAAACGGGACAACTATTTGCCTTGCATAGTATACGCAAAAATAGTAGAGGTAGCAAATTAAGACCATGCTTGGATAAAATTCTTAGGGagtatttattagaaaataaaagggtAAAATGAATTACGCTTTCTTTATAAGTTAGAATAAACTTCTGCTCTATACTTTTACAGAACTTCTTCTATTCAAGTTCatagttgattttaatttttgggaGAATCCCAATACTCACATacattttctcttcttattttctttttttacaagtGTTTACGGAAATTCATCTGAACAAGACTTAATTTGATTTGGTAATGCCTGTGTCTTGATTGGACAACATCTCTGTAgtaatcttttctttctctctttgcaTATAACTTGTTTTACCCCGGAAACTCTAGCAGAAATTTATTTGAAGGCTTCCAACGAAAAATACAAAAGAGTTCAGTGCTGTGGTGAAAGTAGATAGAATCCATTTTGTTAAAGttgatgaaattaaaagaaaagaaatgtgtTAGGTAATCTCATATTATGTAACTACATAAACATGTAAGATTTCACCTGATTTAAGTTGCAATGTTGTTTCTGACATTTATGCCAATTGACAGAACCAATATCTATGTCAATCCTGGAGTGGCACCTCCACTTGTTGGTGGTTATGGGTATGGTTACGGTGTGCCATTCTATGGCGGCTGGGGATGGTCTCCATTTTCATTCTTTGCACCAGGTCCCAGTGTAGCTGTAGGCATTGGAGGTGGATTTGACACTCTTGTTCTGTTTATGTTTCTTGGTGCTGCTGCTGCAGTTGTGAGAAGATTCTTTGGGTCAAGAAATGAAGACGATGATGACTACTAGCGCTATAAAAAGGATTTCAAAGAGAGTGTCAAATTAAATCCATGCATATAGAACAATGGCAGAGTGACCAATTCATTAGATTGATGCATTTTGAGATATGGTATTGTGCTTCCTAATGCATTGGTTTACAAGCTTGTTACACAGTATATATGTCATGAAGCAATAGATGTACATCATACTCCATCACTCAAAGTTTTCACTTTCactgattttaatataatcaagAAAATATCTAAGGTTTTACAGATTCACTGCTACTAGTACTTTCATGTTTGTTTcagatttcatttattttaagatttagtTAATCATATCataacaattaaatttgtatctCAAGAGGTTAACCCAATCTTTTCTCAGAGGTGATAAAACCTTaatctaattaatattatatttagataaaCATTTACATAAAGCAAAAACTAGTTAAAGCTGGTGATATTAATTAGAatcaaactatttatttttaatattagtaattTGAAGTTTCGATTCCCAGAAGTTTAACTTTTATGGTATTAGGCCCATGACATGACAACTTCTTTGGGCCTGATTTTATTCTCACTTAGCAGCTTCTTTCGGTATCTCCGTATatttcttcttccactttcataattttttgcatgatagatttatataatttagattgtaaaaaattatatataaaaaaaaggtggtGTGCACGTGGAAATTATGGAGGTGTATGAAGAAATAactattatatgtatataattttaagtatCTGACTATTATATTAGAATATCCTGTTAAGAAACTTTATAAAGTCTTAAAGCTATCTGATActtctttaaataaattcatattaacatataatacgcttttctaaaatataagtaaacTTTAACTGGTGTAATACTgtctaatttatttaaaatttagtatacACCAGTTTTGTGacatgtttaagaaaaatactCAACTGTGGgtatattaaactttaattatatgttaagAAGTAACTTTCACCttagaaaatatgtaaaaaagatAATCTCTAACcctatttttacttaattacaaaataatactGAATCtttggattattttttaataaaaaaatattgagcaAAGTGACTTTGTTTAAAATttctctaaaatattaaaataatcttatattcactttattttacttgttaagGAACTATAAACATAACtgatttttcttgttaaaattcatctattcaaatttaaatttaaacttttaatttcttttgttctcgtagagaaaaggaaaaaaagtagagctgtcaaaacgggtaacccggctcaatccggcccggcccaccacgggttggtcacttagtgagtcaacccaatccggctcatttattagcgaaccagaaaaacttgaacccggtccgacccaccacgggttggtgggtaaacgggttggctcactagcccatttaattatatttttttaaaataaaaaaaatacaaactttttataatttaaatttaaacaaatttcactcctaaaaaattatgttaaagaccaattccgacaatcaataaaaaatattagtaaaaaaagagaatcagtACTCANNNNNNNNNNNNNNNNNNNNNNNNNNNNNNNNNNNNNNNNNNNNNNNNNNNNNNNNNNNNNNNNNNNNNNNNNNNNNNNNNNNNNNNNNNNNNNNNNNNNNNNNNNNNNNNNNNNNNNNNNNNNNNNNNNNNNNNNNNNNNNNNNNNNNNNNNNNNNNNNNNNNNNNNNNNNNNNNNNNNNNNNNNNNNNNNNNNNNNNNNNNNNNNNNNNNNNNNNNNNNNNNNNNNNNNNNNNNNNNNNNNNNNNNNNNNNNNNNNNNNNNNNNNNNNNNNNNNNNNNNNNNNNNNNNNNNNNNNNNNNNNNNNNNNNNNNNNNNNNNNNNNNNNNNNNNNNNNNNNNNNNNNNNNNNNNNNNNNNNNNNNNNNNNNNNNNNNNNNNNNNNNNNNNNNNNNNNNNNNNNNNNNNNNNNNNNNNNNNNNNNNNNNNNNNNNNNNNNNNNNNNNNNNNNNNNNNNNNNNNNNNNNNNNNNNNNNNNNNNNNNNNNNNNNNNNNNNNNNNNNNNNNNNNNNNNNNNNNNNNNNNNNNNNNNNNNNNNNNNNNNNNNNNNNNNNNNNNNNNNNNNNNNNNNNNNNNNNNNNNNNNNNNNNNNNNNNNNNNNNNNNNNNNNNNNNNNNNNNNNNNNNNNNNNNNNNNNNNNNNNNNNNNNNNNNNNNNNNNNNNNNNNNNNNNNNNNNNNNNNNNNNNNNNNNNNNNNNNNNNNNNNNNNNNNNNNNNNNNNNNNNNNNNNNNNNNNNNNNNNNNNNNNNNNNNNNNNNNNNNNNNNNNNNNNNNNNNNNNNNNNNNNNNNNNNNNNNNNNNNNNNNNNNNNNNNNNNNNNNNNNNNNNNNNNNNNNNNNNNNNNNNNNNNNNNNNNNNNNNNNNNNNNNNNNNNNNNNNNNNNNNNNNNNNNNNNNNNNNNNNNNNNNNNNNNNNNNNNNNNNNNNNNNNNNNNNNNNNNNNNNNNNNNNNNNNNNNNNNNNNNNNNNNNNNNNNNNNNNNNNNNNNNNNNNNNNNNNNNNNNNNNNNNNNNNNNNNNNNNNNNNNNNNNNNNNNNNNNNNNNNNNNNNNNNNNNNNNNNNNNNNNNNNNNNNNNNNNNNNNNNNNNNNNNNNNNNNNNNNNNNNNNNNNNNNNNNNNNNNNNNNNNNNNNNNNNNNNNNNNNNNNNNNNNNNNNNNNNNNNNNNNNNNNNNNNNNNNNNNNNNNNNNNNNNNNNNNNNNNNNNNNNNNNNNNNNNNNNNtatatatatatatatatatatatatatatatatatatatatatatatatatatatatatatatatatatatatatatatatatatatatactacacAATATATTATGTTTGTATACATTAAACAAAACTCATAAAAGCCTCATATCCAACTATTATTCCTATTTAGTTTGACTTTTACAACTATCATGATAAAGAAGAACATAAACtagtacataaaaaaaatgagctAATGGagattttaaacatatttattcataaatttgtataatatattttttactaatattaaagTATTATAACACACAATAAGACTcgtatatataattaatctatATTCAATATGTATTGAATTGAACACTATAAGTTATACATATAACATGAGatcatgaaataaaaacaatgacTAATACCAATTCTcaatttcattataataaagttaatttgCTTATGACCTAGTAAAAAAAGGGTTTCCTATCCCAGATCTTATCATGAGAAACTCTTTCAACTCTTACAACCTAGACTTCATTCTCTACGTGAGTTTGTGAGTTTAGCAGAGTTTATAAAGACTTCACAAAGCTTGGTTACTTGTTCAATGAGTCTAATTACTCTCTCAGCAAGTGTCTAGTTGTTTTATTAGCAAGTCCAATCACTCTCTTAGCGAGTTCAATTACTCTTTCAACAAGCCCAATTACTCTCTTAACGAGTTGTCTATAGAAGGACACTCGTTCAATGACTAAATGACTTGTCCAATAAGTCGAGTACTAGAACAAAAATgcaaatttatttatctaacaGGAATAGACTCGCCCAACGACCCTTTTGACTTTATGTCAAACTCGAGTTTGACTTTAGCTTAGTAAAGAAAGAGTTCACCTAATGAGTCTTCATAACATAATAACTTGTTAAAAACTCGAAGAGTGTTCCACATATCCAATTCAAACTTTAGAATTTAAATATGCAACACAATTTCTCATTCATTTCATTCCACACATTCAACCCAAAGAGCAAAACCATCTcaaaatggataaaaaataaatttactttgtCATCTTTTTAATTGCGTAGATATGTTGAGTTTAAACTAGAAATACTTATaggaatttttatattaaaaacatggaaattgagataaaaaatataaaaacaaaaaaaaaacatatcaataaattatgatatttataaaaccaatttcaataaagtttatttataatttaaattttttattattaaaatattataatattctcTTTAAAAACTGCCtctagatattttttatttctcacctATAATATTCTTGGCTTACAAATGATTACGAAAATGAAGAGTgggtaagaaaagaaaaaaaaaaagtgaagaaagtaGTTTGATGCAATTATTGAAGGGATTAAATTACTTAGGAAGGATGAGAACATTAAATAATACGAATAAATGATATGAAGAATTATTAGAATAACttgagaaagaagagaatatagtattatgatataaaatgataatgaatAAAGAGATTGAGAAGGCAATGGAtccaaagaagagaagagataaGGCTTCCAAATCGATATGGGAAGATTcggttttatctttaaatatccATTTcgtgtttatttttttgggtaTCTTAATTAATGGTggaaacacaaaattaattatcagAATCTGATGCATTGAATGTGCCAACTTAATTGggtgattttttctttctttttttcttattcagtTTTTTCAAGAGAGAATTCTGGAATTCTTTTctgttatttgttaaatataaaatatttaatcgctttatgtttctattatatttatttttatttaatactttttgaaatattgaaaaatttaaaatatttaatatttctatgctggtttttatatgtttaaagtattaatttatttagggttattatagttaattaatattcttaaattattagTTGGCCTTTTCCccaatgttaaatatataaataaaagtagtaatttcttataaatggagaaaatattgatttaaaattgtaatgaatacattttttcattataaaattataattttaatcggTTTTAAATTCGgctttatctcttttatttatttatttatagggTTTTCTGAGTtgggaaaggaaaaaaaaaaaagccaagAAGTCAAGAaaggtataaaataaaaaaattagcattTATCCCCAAATATATACATGAAATACATTTattgtttacatgaaaatgtatttgatattttaacatacaATATCACActaataattacattattactaatattatgaaataaataaataaatatacatttaatattcgtattatatcaaaatcttttaaaaaaatattgtctattttcatataattatgtACAAATTTCCTcagtttttcatcttttatatatatatatatatatatatatatatatatatattattggatAATACACCATCatcattataatttgaaaaacaacGTACAAATACGCAAAATAAGATATTCATTAGATTAAATTAATAgattttgtatttgttattttcCCGAGTCCTCTAAgtttcaaataagaaaaaaatacatattataaacACATTAGttcatttaaaaatgaatgtctataatttattaaacaaatttctttttatatagcAAATTAAGTTATAGAAATTTTTTCGACTCTTATTGTCTAATCTATTTCTTTATGTCAATAAATTATCTAAGACATCTCTTCCAAAATCTCAAATTTGGTATATAACcttatcataaaatttatttatatatttatttaaaaaacaaaattcatgtATACAAAGCACCACATATCATACCATAACCTTCACATTatatattcttattcttattcatATACATTtccattcaatttaaataataataaattttcaatccttcatcacatacaatatataaataaaaaataaaaatataatgaaatgtaaacaattataacatttaatattttttcaaagtttaaaaaatactatCTCACTTAACCACTACTTTGCCCATTTTCTGAATTAAAGATATATGTAAATGTGTCCATCTGTCATTTTACTGgctaaaaaaatattacgaGTGACCAAACCTAATgagttttcaaataataaaaaaaaaatcaaattgaattgATTAGTTAATTACAAAGTATGAGATGTCGTTGTTTAACCACTATTAATTTGGATTATAAAGCAGTCATGGGATTGATGAACATGAAGCAATCCTTTGTCCTGAATGAATTagtgaaaaggaaaatagggttTAACCTAAGATGCTTGAATGGAAAGCTCTGAATGTAGAGTGAATTGCTTCCTAAATGAGCAAAGTAAAGGCATCTCAGTTTTGGAAAATGGCTAAACAACAAATGACCTCAATTAGATCCTCTTTCCAACATCATGATAAGAGTACTAAGAAATCACAAGCATTTGCATGGTTGGGTTTCTGACACGCGTCACCACCGTACATCTTGGACCCTTTTTCTGGCCATACCTTATCACAACCCATCTGTCAATGTACATTCTTATGAATCTATCGATCATGACTGCACTTAATGTGCCACCCATCTAACTAATTTAAACTCaccaattatatttaaatttactttttcaaaCCTCAAAATCTGATCCTACATATTAAACATTCCTTTAGATTATTAGTTAATTAGTGTAACTTTTTTAACcctgagaaaataattaaattaaattaatcagtCCATAACAGGGATGGGGACAGACAGAGGGTGGGTACGATAATGGGAAAATAGTTAAGACTTATTAATATAGAAAACTGACAAGACTTAAAGGTATTAAGAATGGTGAACTAATTGAGATAGAagccaagaaaagaaaaataaaagaacaaaacagCAATTTGGTGATGAGAAAGGCTTATGCGTGAAGCCACTGTGTAGTTATTTTGGATTTATCTCAGAAAGGAATCTATTATGATAATGATTGATGAGATAAGTCTAATAAATATCACATTTTTACACccaattattattgtaaaaggTTAAAAAGCTTGCATCTGCTAATGGTCAAGATTGGTCAACGCCTTGGTGGTGGGTCTCTTCTCTTGGCCTTGTGCCTTGGTGGGGCTACAACGCGTGCATTTCATCCATCTTCAAATATAGGACACACTGTTccttaatcatatatatatatatatatatatatatatatatatatatatatatatatatatatatatatatatatatatatatatatatatatatatatatatatatatatatatatccttacTCTTTCACCAAAATCAGGGTTTACTTCCAGTTATTTATGGTTAGGTCAGATGTTATTCCACCAAAACATCACAAAAGGAATAATGTTtggaaaaaaaacaaaggaaacgTAAACCTAACCCATCCACCAATAACACACTTCTAGGAGATCATTCCTGATTAtagcaaattaaaattatttttttaattttaaaagatcgGTGGTATATTTTCgttttagtttaataataaacgtaagaatattttacattacgAGTAAACAGTAAAAAgacaatatattttcttatttatttaaaaaagtagagTTGTTTTCTTGTTGACGttgacaaaatattttttgtgaacAAACTCATTTAAGTCAAGCTGCATATAAAACTCATCTTTGATTCTGACAACTTTCGATGCCTACCACCAGTTTGTGTCTGCTATCAGATCTTTCTGGTGGTGTAAAAAGAGAATAATGATAACagataattttaatagaaaaaggaCAAAATAATCACATAGGTAACAATGTAACTTCACTCTCAACCACATAGAAAGCaatctcacattttttttttcgtaagtTAAATAcagtaaacattttttttttataaataataaatatttttttttattatgtgaaataatagattaaagagaaaatatttttaaaattgaggcAACAAAACTACGATAGCGACCATTTCCCGAAATTTTGATCATTAAATTTTCTCCCAGACATGATAGGGGATTATGGGTcgtatattattaattttcacGCGTGTTCTTCATCTATTTGGCAAACCTATTTTTTGCATTTATGGCTACAGTATTTGATACTATAGAGCAATCAGACAGAAACTTAACAAATAAGAGACAAAAGACAGGCATGCCCACATATACGATGAAAGGAGATTTTAAGTACCAAAATCTATGCATTGCTTAATAATCAGACTCATGATTTCGACAAACAGACACGTGTGTGGTTCTGATTTTGAAGGCTAGGAGGAAGGGTTGTATTTCTTACCAGAAATCTCTTgtctgttttgttttaatttttattcacaaCTTGTTAACAAATTTTCTTTGTTCACTTTGAAGATCAGATCAGATGAGATTGATGATAGATTAATGGTTTTTTAATAACAAGAACACTGAGAATTAAAAAGGTCTATATTACTTGATATAATAATAACGATACGGGGTTGTTTGATGtgataatatattatagtaTAGCTCTTTTTTGACAAAAGATCCACGTGttttaacaagaaaataataattaatcgtTAACTTGTAGGACAACTACAGAAGAGGGGACATCTATTGAATGCATTATTAGACCACTTTCTGTTTACACTATTAAATGCATCTTTTTTCAAGGTATATTAGTATACAATATCGTTATGACCAGACACATAAAAGTTATCGATGACTTTAAGTTTCAATCAAGGTATTATTTCTTGCTTTGTTCTTCCACAAAATCAGTTGAATCTATAAATCATATTTTGGCAGGCAGAGATACCAGGAAATAATAGGCTTATGATTTGAAATTGGTTTCTGATGAAATCCGAAACACAACATATATGGCTGTTGAGCATGTACGGAAAGAATAATCATATCCCAGTATAGTTGAATTTGAGAAAccaaaaaaggtttaaagagaaagaagttgTTGGTGGTATAGTAAATAAGCACTAACTATTTCATTGCTCATGCATATCTTGATTAAGTCCTGCAAGACCTTGTCTGGAATATCTTGTTCCCTGGCCTACATTGGTTCATGTTGAGtgtcatttgtttttattattatacatcTTTGTGGTCCCATTCTTTTCTATATATCCTTTCCCGCATTACAGTAAAGCAACGACGATATGTACAAAATACAATCAACTACAGTAAGTTTTAGTattatacaaatacaaaaacgtttctatattataatatgaacatacatctctctctctctctctaaataTCACATAGTCACTCATACAGAAACAGACACATTGCTACTCCAGCTTTTCTCTTGCCTCCTTGCCTCACAGCCTGTCAATCCTGAATTATTAAACTCATGATTACAGTTTTAAATTTGAGCTGTTATTGCTTTGTTGTTTCTTTGTAAAGGGTTGAATGGTTCTCATATGCCAAGAGATTTGATGCTGTCAATGAGCTTTCTTCTGATTCCCCAGGTGCTGCACTCTTTGGATTGATCCGTCCTTTGCCTTGGGAATGATTCAAGGAGACTCGTGACACAATTGGCCCTTTCTAATGTTAGAATTGGTCTTACTTCTAAGGCTCATTCATGGGTATAAAGGCTGCCATGAGAGAACAACATGTTCAATGACCTTCATCACAGAAAGCTGCTATTTTGGTACTTCTTATTACAGGTACAGCTACTAGACAGCAGCACACAGATATGTTTCCACTAACTTGAATTAGGTACttcttattcatattttatttatgtgttgTCTCCAAAGATGGTGGGAGAAGCTCTAGTGTTGCAGTTCTGACTTCTGAGATTCAATGACTATTTATTTCATCACGTTCAAGTCCATTTCTTTTGttagtttaaaatttgtaattgcCATGGAAATGATTTCAATTATCCAAACTTGGTGGTACATCAAAACTTTCCAGAATaacataaaaaggaaaataagttGACTGCTTTGCAGATGTCAGTGGCATGTAAACTCCTCGTGTCTGTGTGATCTTTGAGTTTTAGTGAATTCTTTCTGGTTCCTATTTACTTTAGCTTCACTGTATATAAAGTTTGGTTGCTGTCTTCAGAATAGCTCAAAAGAGGCTAGCTTTAAAAGAAACAAGGGTAATTGGACACTTTTCTGAGGCCAGTATATCTAGGAGTAGGGGATGAAAACCACTGTTATAGACCTCATGGCTAGTGATGCTTTCATCATACAATCACAGACCCACATATTAGTTGGTTTCACTGTTGCCTTGTTCATGTTACACGCTGCATCAGTGTCCCAGCAATGTTTGATTGCACGTTTGAACATTTCAATGCATAATTCTCTTGgtcccctctctctctctctctctctccactTTTGGTTACTAAAGTGAGAGTCCCTATTTTGACAAATTATCTCACAACATAAACCAGAATCTTCCCTATATATTGCCTGTATTTGTGCACCAAAAAGGGCAGTGACAGAATCTTTCAGGATAATGTCAGTTTATCATGACTGGGCAATCCTGttgaattttcatttcaatttcttgCCATGTGTCAGGTATGGTTGCCTACAAATGTGGGTTTGCAGTTTCAACCAACCTTTGCCAtttagatattaaattaaattctccAACCTCGGCATAATTGAATTTTGTCGTCACCTTCACATTTTAGCTTCAGAGATCGTAAGCGCATTGCAGCCTAAAAAGCAGAGAAAGGAACAAGACATGTTTTATTCATTATTACTTCTCTCAAAGATTTTCtgattaaaaggaaaatttctAATTGTTGACTTTGAGGCATAAGGTGTGATAGaagaaaattggaaaaaaattaaactttctttcttttttcaggCATGGGAACCAAAATTGAATATTCCATAAATCTTCTAGCAACCATAGTAGACAGCACCAACTTAGCTGTGGGTGGAGTGGATGTCTGGGAGAATTATCAGAACAAGAATCAAAAAGTGCAAGGTCCCATGGATAGGATGCTTGACAGAAACAGTGTAGAGTCCATCAAAAAGACAATGCAGATGCATGAGGACATCTTCAAACACCAGGTATTCTGATTATGTTGTATGATTGAACTTTTCATCTTACAAATACGAAATTCATGTTGCGACAAAGCTGCATTTCTTGAAAACCGTAATCATATGGTCAACCAAGTGTATTAGGCTTGAATTCAAGAGCATTAGAGATCGAAGGAGAGAGCCTTTCCATTTCAGTggcctttctttttcttttatctttggAGACTAAAAAATGACAATAGAATGATACTGCTATGAGACTGAGCATACTGATGTCAAAATTAGTGTATGATGAGGTCCTTCTTCCATGGAATCTTATCTATCATCAATTGTTATTACTCTGAAacttcatttattatttattacaaattccAAGAAGCCACTGCATGTGAAAGTGAAATATTAGTACAAATCCTGTTGAAAGGGAATGATGATCAGAGCGAGTTGAATCTCTGACTTGTTGGAAATGATGAGAATTTGGTATTTGCAGGTAAGAGAGCTACACCGGGTATACAGTGTGCAAAAGATGTTGATGGATGAGCTCAAAATCGAAACTAGACAGCAGAAATTATGGAAGCAAAGGAATGAGATAGATGTAAGCCATCCACATGTCAGTAAACCGCAACATCAAACGACACAGATTTCACAGAACGTTGGAAATTTGAGAGAGGATGTTTGGTCAGGAGAAAATATTAGAAGCTGGTCAGACAGCATACAGATGCAAAAGGGTTTTGACCTTGAAAGGCCTGCAGATGAGGACAGTTTTTCTCAAGGGCATGGCTTTGATGAAGGTGAGGCAGGGCCTAGCTCCTACAGAACAGCATTTCAGAGTTGTAAAATAAGTACTAGTGGCTATGATGAAGACATGGAAGTGGATTTGACACTAAGCATAGGAGGTAGTAAAGTTAACAAGAGTTCTCAATTACCTCAATTAGCATGCTCAAACTCAACCAGT
This genomic stretch from Vigna radiata var. radiata cultivar VC1973A chromosome 7, Vradiata_ver6, whole genome shotgun sequence harbors:
- the LOC106766950 gene encoding uncharacterized protein LOC106766950, with amino-acid sequence MLTTIPSSHHTFLTPLTHNNQNFRARALKTTVRCTSSEHHQPPRNKHENELAKLALVALAAGVLTLGSVQDASAAKTGGRIGGQAFKSPAPRSSPRINNSRTNIYVNPGVAPPLVGGYGYGYGVPFYGGWGWSPFSFFAPGPSVAVGIGGGFDTLVLFMFLGAAAAVVRRFFGSRNEDDDDY
- the LOC106769261 gene encoding uncharacterized protein LOC106769261 yields the protein MGTKIEYSINLLATIVDSTNLAVGGVDVWENYQNKNQKVQGPMDRMLDRNSVESIKKTMQMHEDIFKHQVRELHRVYSVQKMLMDELKIETRQQKLWKQRNEIDVSHPHVSKPQHQTTQISQNVGNLREDVWSGENIRSWSDSIQMQKGFDLERPADEDSFSQGHGFDEGEAGPSSYRTAFQSCKISTSGYDEDMEVDLTLSIGGSKVNKSSQLPQLACSNSTSGKTRKLNSYASFKSDRTGEYSDPTTPISSTTVTFTQEGKGPHWLSQGLKLK